TTATTTTGCCTACCCCTTTGTATGCAAGACAGTAAAAGCAATTAAGCGATTTAATTTGTGTCCTCATCTTCCCAGTGAATTCATTACACCTAATTCAGTACATGATCAAACCAAAACCAGTTATTTTATTGCACTTCAACTCTATATATACCGCAAGACCAGTGAGTCTTTTGTGCACTCTTCCAATCCCAAGTAAGATTAGCAATATATATTCCTAGCCTTGAGTCGCTGCTAAGAGTTGTAAAAGCTATGGCAGGTTCAGGGTCACTTAAGCTTGCCTGTCTCATAATCCTTTGCTTGGTAGTGACTGCTCCTCATGCAGAAGCAGCCATCTCTTGCGCTTCTGTGATGACCAAACTCTCTCCATGCTTAAGCTACATCAAAAGCGGTGGTGGGCTGCCACCTGCTTGCTGCAGTGGAGCTAAGTCCCTCAATGATGCAGCCAGCACTACACCTGACTTGCAGGCCGTTTGCGGTTGtataaaaattcttgttcCGAGCC
The nucleotide sequence above comes from Sesamum indicum cultivar Zhongzhi No. 13 linkage group LG11, S_indicum_v1.0, whole genome shotgun sequence. Encoded proteins:
- the LOC105174661 gene encoding non-specific lipid-transfer protein-like translates to MAGSGSLKLACLIILCLVVTAPHAEAAISCASVMTKLSPCLSYIKSGGGLPPACCSGAKSLNDAASTTPDLQAVCGCIKILVPSLRANPAYINSIPAKCGVNLPYKYSPSLDCSKVVR